Proteins encoded by one window of Armatimonadota bacterium:
- the ispD gene encoding 2-C-methyl-D-erythritol 4-phosphate cytidylyltransferase, whose amino-acid sequence MTGPPAEAIVVAAGQGRRLGAPGGKAFVPLLGRPLLAHTLQAVTRCPEVGRVVVVVPPDRLREGEELARRERGSLPTTVVAGGSDRQASVAAGLAGVGEPEVVLVHDGARPLVQPEVIAAVIRAAAASGAASAGLPVRETLKAVQDGRVTATVDREGLWLAHTPQAFRPDLLREAHRRAEAEGFRGSDDAVLVERLGHPVRLVEDSPTNIKITVPDDLLLAEGYLGGRGMSVRTGFGMDIHRLVPGRPLRLGGVEIPHPRGLAGHSDADVLLHAVMDALLGAAGLDDIGTHFPPREAYRDADSALLLARVGGMVAEAGWGVVHLDAVVLAEAPPLAPYVPRMRTRIGEVLGIDPALVNIKATTAEGLGAVGRGEGIAAYAVATLTRRR is encoded by the coding sequence ATGACCGGCCCGCCGGCGGAGGCGATCGTCGTCGCCGCGGGGCAGGGGCGGCGCCTGGGTGCCCCGGGGGGCAAGGCTTTCGTCCCCCTGCTCGGTCGGCCGCTCCTGGCGCACACCCTCCAGGCCGTGACCCGCTGCCCGGAGGTCGGGCGGGTTGTCGTGGTGGTCCCTCCCGACCGTCTGCGGGAGGGGGAGGAACTGGCCCGCCGTGAGCGGGGATCTTTGCCGACGACGGTCGTGGCCGGGGGGAGCGACCGCCAGGCGTCCGTGGCCGCCGGGCTGGCCGGGGTTGGAGAACCCGAGGTCGTGCTGGTGCACGACGGCGCGCGCCCGCTGGTGCAGCCCGAGGTCATCGCGGCCGTCATCCGCGCCGCCGCGGCCTCAGGGGCCGCCTCGGCGGGCCTTCCCGTGCGGGAGACGCTCAAAGCGGTGCAGGACGGCCGGGTGACGGCCACGGTGGACCGCGAGGGGCTGTGGCTCGCCCATACCCCGCAGGCCTTTCGGCCGGATCTGCTCCGGGAGGCCCACCGGCGGGCTGAGGCGGAGGGGTTCCGCGGCTCTGACGACGCGGTGCTGGTGGAACGGCTGGGCCATCCCGTCCGCCTGGTGGAGGACTCTCCGACGAACATCAAAATCACTGTTCCTGATGACCTGCTGCTGGCCGAGGGCTACCTCGGCGGTCGTGGGATGAGCGTGCGGACCGGTTTCGGGATGGACATCCACCGGCTGGTCCCGGGACGCCCCCTGCGTCTGGGCGGCGTTGAGATTCCCCACCCCCGGGGGCTGGCCGGCCACTCCGACGCGGACGTCCTGCTGCACGCCGTGATGGACGCGCTGTTGGGCGCGGCGGGTCTGGACGACATCGGGACGCACTTCCCGCCCCGGGAGGCGTACAGAGACGCGGACAGCGCCCTCCTCCTGGCCCGCGTGGGCGGGATGGTGGCCGAAGCGGGCTGGGGGGTGGTCCACCTGGACGCCGTCGTCCTGGCCGAAGCCCCGCCGCTGGCTCCCTACGTGCCCCGGATGCGGACCAGAATCGGCGAGGTGCTGGGGATCGATCCCGCCCTGGTGAACATCAAGGCCACGACCGCGGAAGGCCTGGGCGCCGTGGGACGAGGGGAGGGCATCGCGGCCTATGCCGTGGCCACGCTCACGCGCCGACGCTGA
- a CDS encoding MaoC family dehydratase: protein MAEFTTGQRATWTKTITEADVYAFAGITGDFNPLHVDREYAARSRFGERIAHGLLTAGLVSAVLGMRLPGPGGIFLSQTLTFVRPVRFGDTVTATAEVLRWDSERRILTLRTACANQRGETVLEGEAVLLVERPGTGRQE from the coding sequence ATGGCCGAATTCACGACCGGTCAGAGGGCCACCTGGACGAAGACCATCACCGAGGCGGACGTCTACGCCTTCGCCGGCATCACCGGCGACTTCAATCCCCTGCATGTGGATCGGGAGTACGCCGCCCGGAGCCGGTTCGGGGAGCGCATCGCCCACGGCCTCCTCACCGCCGGTCTGGTCTCCGCCGTGCTCGGCATGCGGCTGCCGGGTCCCGGCGGCATTTTCCTCAGCCAGACCCTGACCTTCGTCCGGCCGGTCCGGTTCGGCGACACGGTCACCGCGACGGCGGAGGTGCTGCGGTGGGATTCCGAGCGGCGGATCCTGACGCTGCGCACCGCGTGCGCCAATCAGCGGGGGGAGACCGTACTGGAAGGGGAGGCCGTCCTTTTGGTGGAGCGCCCGGGAACGGGGAGGCAGGAATAA
- the rlmB gene encoding 23S rRNA (guanosine(2251)-2'-O)-methyltransferase RlmB — protein MSPGAEGVIPGRRAVLEALRADRPIRKILLAHTARGSALRELVREARRRGVVVQPVDAHRLDALTSASHQGVIALAAARPPADVEQILAVARGRNEAPFILVLDGVEDPRNLGAIIRTAEAAGVHGVIIPRHRAAGLTPAVARSSAGAVEYVAVAPVTNLVRAIEVLKESGLWVVGADPRAGELYHRAPLVPPLALVLGGEGRGISRLVREHCDRLVRLPMRGRISSLNVSVAAGVLLYEVVRQMSAGEASDRTHGA, from the coding sequence ATGAGCCCGGGTGCCGAGGGCGTCATTCCGGGACGACGGGCCGTTCTGGAGGCGCTGCGCGCGGACCGTCCCATTCGGAAGATCCTCCTGGCGCACACGGCGCGGGGGAGCGCCCTCCGCGAGCTGGTGCGCGAAGCCCGGCGTCGGGGCGTTGTCGTGCAGCCGGTGGATGCCCACCGCCTGGATGCGCTGACATCCGCCTCCCACCAGGGCGTGATCGCCCTGGCCGCCGCCCGCCCTCCCGCCGACGTCGAGCAGATCCTCGCCGTGGCGCGCGGACGCAACGAGGCGCCTTTCATTCTGGTCCTGGACGGGGTGGAGGATCCGCGGAACCTCGGCGCCATCATCCGTACCGCCGAGGCGGCCGGGGTCCACGGCGTGATCATTCCCCGCCACCGCGCCGCAGGGCTGACGCCGGCGGTCGCGCGCAGTTCGGCCGGCGCGGTGGAATATGTGGCCGTGGCTCCCGTCACCAACCTCGTCCGGGCGATCGAGGTCCTGAAGGAGTCGGGCTTGTGGGTCGTCGGCGCCGACCCCCGGGCCGGAGAGCTCTACCACCGCGCCCCGCTCGTCCCGCCCCTGGCCCTCGTCCTGGGCGGCGAAGGCCGGGGCATCTCACGACTGGTCCGGGAACACTGCGACCGACTGGTCCGTCTCCCCATGCGGGGGAGGATTTCCTCGCTCAACGTGTCCGTGGCAGCCGGCGTGCTTCTCTATGAGGTGGTAAGGCAGATGAGCGCGGGGGAAGCGTCGGATCGCACGCACGGCGCGTAG
- a CDS encoding DUF1573 domain-containing protein: protein MKDTNEIAFQDTVSQYLLRHRSILDVQTKLAETSARVNRAVAKAVTTCGCITIAASKQRYPAEVSLRDLQPFMSTHLQGALCERCREVVETEIGSTLFYLAALCSLLQLNLKDILAKEYDRVNALGVFNLT from the coding sequence ATGAAGGACACCAACGAGATCGCGTTCCAGGACACCGTTTCCCAGTACCTGCTCCGCCACCGCAGTATCCTCGATGTCCAGACCAAACTCGCCGAGACCTCCGCGCGGGTGAACCGCGCGGTGGCCAAAGCGGTGACCACCTGCGGGTGCATTACGATCGCCGCCAGCAAGCAGCGCTACCCGGCGGAGGTGAGCCTGCGCGATCTGCAGCCCTTCATGTCGACGCACCTGCAGGGCGCTCTCTGCGAGCGGTGCCGCGAGGTCGTGGAGACCGAGATCGGGTCGACGCTGTTCTACCTGGCGGCCCTGTGCAGCCTGCTCCAGCTGAACCTCAAAGATATCCTGGCCAAGGAGTACGACCGCGTCAACGCCCTCGGGGTGTTCAACCTGACCTGA
- a CDS encoding VanW family protein — protein sequence MTRGLAGLGVLVLGFGLGAALALAQAGVFDPDRILPGVSIEDVAVGGLTEAEAADLLQEVAAEIRTRPLTLRLAADEVTLTAAELGLRVHVEEALRQAVQAGRAGPWWLRARTTAHLISSGLRVPLRVSVDRRALRRLVAGLAAELAPRPQDAQVTVERGMVVVVRPGRPGLTLDVEATVREIAWALASGAETAEAVVAVAEPGFTTAEAEELRAPLARYSTVVAGDANRVHNVALAAGYLRGRILAPGETFSYNAAVGPRTAERGFREAPVLVDDELVPGDGGGVCQVSSTLFNVALLADFAIESRLNHSRPVAYLPMGRDATVVYDQVDLRFRNTTGHHVLLWAELVGRRLTITAFGTPEEGKAVEVVVTDRRELPPPQEPVRKYDARLDAGTVVARTAQPGYRVKTWRVVTVDGRVVRRDFIGRSVYRPVPPTIRIGTRRIRQLSARS from the coding sequence ATGACGCGGGGGCTGGCGGGGCTGGGTGTTCTCGTGCTGGGGTTCGGCCTGGGGGCCGCCCTGGCCCTGGCCCAGGCCGGGGTTTTCGATCCGGATCGGATCCTCCCCGGAGTTTCCATCGAAGATGTCGCCGTCGGCGGGCTGACGGAGGCCGAGGCGGCGGACCTCCTCCAGGAGGTGGCGGCCGAGATCCGCACCCGTCCGCTGACGCTGCGCCTGGCGGCGGATGAGGTTACCCTCACCGCGGCGGAGCTCGGGCTGCGCGTGCACGTCGAGGAGGCCCTCCGCCAGGCGGTGCAGGCCGGACGGGCGGGGCCGTGGTGGCTGCGGGCCCGAACGACGGCGCACCTGATCTCCTCCGGCCTGCGGGTGCCGCTTCGCGTCAGCGTGGATCGCCGGGCGCTGCGCCGTCTGGTGGCGGGCCTGGCGGCCGAACTCGCGCCCCGGCCCCAGGACGCCCAGGTCACGGTAGAGCGCGGCATGGTGGTCGTGGTCCGGCCGGGCCGTCCGGGGCTGACCCTCGACGTCGAGGCCACCGTCCGCGAGATCGCCTGGGCCCTCGCCTCCGGGGCGGAGACGGCGGAGGCCGTGGTCGCCGTGGCCGAGCCGGGCTTCACCACCGCGGAGGCGGAGGAGCTCCGCGCCCCACTGGCCCGCTACTCCACCGTCGTAGCCGGGGACGCCAACCGTGTGCACAACGTCGCCCTCGCCGCCGGGTACCTCCGGGGCCGGATTCTGGCGCCGGGCGAGACCTTCTCCTACAACGCGGCGGTCGGACCGCGCACGGCAGAGCGCGGCTTTCGGGAGGCCCCGGTGCTGGTCGACGACGAGCTCGTCCCCGGCGACGGCGGGGGCGTCTGCCAGGTGAGCAGCACCCTGTTCAACGTCGCCCTGCTGGCCGACTTCGCCATCGAGAGCCGCCTCAACCACAGCCGGCCCGTGGCCTACCTCCCCATGGGGCGGGACGCCACCGTGGTCTACGACCAGGTGGACCTCCGCTTCCGGAACACCACCGGACACCACGTGCTGTTGTGGGCCGAGCTCGTCGGCCGCCGGTTGACGATCACGGCCTTCGGGACGCCGGAGGAAGGCAAGGCGGTCGAGGTCGTCGTCACCGACCGCCGCGAGCTCCCGCCGCCGCAGGAGCCGGTGAGGAAGTACGACGCCCGACTCGACGCGGGCACAGTTGTCGCCCGCACCGCCCAGCCCGGGTACCGCGTGAAGACCTGGCGCGTGGTCACCGTGGACGGCCGGGTCGTGCGCCGGGATTTCATCGGGCGCAGCGTCTACCGCCCCGTGCCCCCCACGATCCGGATCGGCACGCGCCGGATCCGACAGCTCAGCGCCCGCTCCTAG
- a CDS encoding putative hydro-lyase has translation MHDPGYWRQQIRTGQWRRPTAGLAPGYLQANLVIVPGQEAADFLLFCERNPEACPLLECTAPGDPVPRRTAPGADLRTDVPRYRVYAHGHLAGEYDDLHDLWRPDLVAFLLGCSFTFEAALQEAGIPLRHIALGRNVSMYVTNRPCRPVGRFAGPLVVSMRPVAPSDLSRVVEISGRFPLAHGKPVHIGDPGLLGIRDLSRPDYGDPVPVLPGEVPVFWACGVTPQAVAVQARLPLVITHAPGHMFITDVRAELAAGPQTQEVRP, from the coding sequence ATGCATGATCCCGGCTACTGGCGCCAGCAGATCCGGACCGGCCAGTGGCGGCGGCCCACGGCCGGCCTTGCGCCGGGATACCTGCAGGCCAACCTGGTGATCGTGCCGGGGCAGGAGGCGGCTGACTTCCTGCTGTTCTGCGAGCGCAACCCCGAGGCGTGCCCGCTGCTGGAATGTACCGCGCCGGGGGACCCGGTGCCCCGCCGCACCGCGCCGGGAGCCGACCTGCGTACCGATGTGCCGCGGTACCGCGTCTACGCCCATGGTCACCTCGCCGGGGAGTATGATGACCTGCACGATCTGTGGCGCCCCGATCTGGTGGCCTTCCTGCTGGGCTGCTCCTTCACCTTCGAGGCGGCGCTGCAGGAGGCCGGTATTCCGCTGCGGCACATCGCCCTGGGCCGCAACGTGTCCATGTACGTCACCAATCGCCCCTGCCGCCCGGTCGGACGTTTCGCCGGCCCGCTGGTCGTCAGCATGCGGCCCGTCGCGCCCTCCGATCTCTCCCGCGTCGTGGAGATCTCCGGCCGCTTCCCGCTGGCCCACGGCAAGCCGGTGCACATCGGCGATCCTGGCCTCCTGGGCATCAGGGACCTGAGCCGGCCCGACTACGGGGATCCGGTGCCCGTCCTCCCGGGAGAGGTCCCGGTCTTCTGGGCCTGCGGGGTCACCCCTCAGGCCGTGGCGGTGCAGGCCCGTCTGCCGCTGGTCATCACCCACGCGCCGGGTCATATGTTCATCACCGATGTGCGCGCCGAACTCGCTGCTGGTCCGCAGACACAGGAGGTGAGGCCGTGA
- the sigH gene encoding RNA polymerase sporulation sigma factor SigH, with protein sequence MALARREAPSYAEMLDEELVASAKAGDDHASEFLINKYRNFVRVKAKAYFLIGADREDIIQEGMIGLYKAIRDFRADKLSSFRAFAELCITRQIITAIKTATRQKHIPLNSYISLNKPIYDEDSDRTLLDVISSIKVSDPEELVINQEASATMRERIRKNLSELECRVLTAYLEGKSYQEMANELNRHVKSIDNALQRVKRKLERNLEGEED encoded by the coding sequence ATGGCCCTAGCGCGTCGTGAAGCTCCGTCGTACGCCGAGATGCTCGATGAAGAACTCGTCGCCAGCGCGAAGGCCGGCGATGATCACGCCAGCGAATTCCTCATCAATAAGTACCGCAACTTCGTCCGGGTCAAAGCCAAAGCCTACTTTCTGATCGGGGCCGATCGGGAAGACATCATCCAGGAGGGGATGATCGGGCTCTACAAGGCGATCCGCGACTTCCGGGCGGACAAGCTCTCTTCCTTCCGCGCCTTCGCCGAACTCTGCATCACCCGCCAGATCATCACCGCGATCAAGACGGCCACCCGGCAGAAGCACATCCCGCTCAACTCCTACATCTCGCTGAACAAGCCGATCTACGACGAGGACTCGGACCGCACGCTGCTGGACGTGATCAGCAGCATCAAGGTCAGTGACCCTGAGGAACTGGTCATCAACCAGGAAGCTTCGGCCACGATGCGCGAGCGCATCCGGAAGAACCTCAGCGAGCTGGAGTGCCGGGTGCTCACCGCATACCTGGAGGGGAAGTCCTACCAGGAGATGGCCAACGAACTGAACCGGCACGTCAAGTCCATCGACAACGCCCTGCAGCGCGTGAAGCGCAAGCTGGAGCGCAACCTGGAGGGCGAAGAGGACTAG
- the moaA gene encoding GTP 3',8-cyclase MoaA, protein MRDQYGRELTDLRISLTDRCNLRCVYCMPAEGIAFRPAEELLQDDELLRIVRIAALLGVRKVRLTGGEPTVRPGLAALVRAIRVLPGIEDIALTTNGLLLDRLAGPLAEAGLRRVNVSLDTLDPAKFAAITRGGRVEQVLAGIAAAEAAGLVPVKINTVVVRGFNDDGVAALAALTLDRPWEIRFIEMMPFSTVGDFAEAGVVKSEETMAKIEAALGPLIPVDLSGADPARTYRLPQAAGHLGFISPISNPFCARCGRLRLTADGRLRLCLLRDDEVDLLGPLRRGASDDELREIFRAGAFRRPFGHALAEQLYPQARAMIQIGG, encoded by the coding sequence ATGCGCGATCAGTACGGCCGCGAACTCACCGACCTGCGCATCTCCCTCACCGACCGCTGCAACCTGCGCTGTGTCTACTGCATGCCGGCGGAGGGCATCGCCTTTCGCCCGGCCGAGGAACTGCTGCAGGACGACGAGCTGCTGCGGATCGTCCGCATCGCCGCGCTGCTGGGCGTGCGCAAGGTGCGGTTGACCGGGGGGGAACCGACGGTGCGTCCCGGCCTGGCGGCCCTGGTACGCGCCATCCGGGTTCTTCCCGGCATCGAGGACATCGCGCTGACGACCAACGGGCTGCTGCTGGACCGGCTGGCCGGGCCGCTGGCGGAGGCGGGGCTCCGCCGGGTGAACGTCAGCCTGGACACCCTCGACCCGGCGAAGTTCGCAGCCATCACCCGCGGGGGCCGGGTGGAGCAGGTCCTCGCCGGCATCGCCGCGGCGGAAGCGGCAGGCCTGGTCCCCGTCAAGATCAACACCGTCGTCGTGCGGGGCTTCAACGACGACGGTGTGGCGGCCCTGGCCGCCCTGACCCTGGACCGACCCTGGGAGATCCGCTTCATCGAGATGATGCCCTTCAGCACGGTGGGCGACTTCGCCGAGGCCGGCGTGGTCAAGTCCGAAGAGACGATGGCGAAGATCGAGGCCGCCCTGGGCCCCCTCATCCCCGTGGATCTATCCGGGGCGGATCCCGCGCGGACCTACCGGCTGCCCCAGGCCGCCGGTCACCTGGGATTCATCAGCCCCATCAGCAACCCGTTCTGCGCCCGGTGCGGTCGGTTGCGCCTTACCGCCGACGGCCGGCTGCGGCTGTGCCTGCTACGGGACGACGAGGTGGACTTGCTGGGTCCGCTACGCCGGGGGGCCAGCGACGACGAACTGCGGGAGATCTTCCGCGCCGGCGCCTTCCGCCGGCCCTTCGGCCACGCCCTGGCCGAGCAACTGTACCCGCAGGCCAGGGCGATGATCCAGATCGGCGGCTAG
- the radA gene encoding DNA repair protein RadA produces the protein MTRARVQYVCQTCGHPSAKWLGRCPGCGEWNTFVEESVPATPSRREAAAPAVGPIPMTEVPEASEPRTGTGMEELDRVLGGGLVPGSLVLIGGEPGIGKSTLLTQVGSTLAAAGQTVLYVSGEESPAQVKLRGQRMGVAASSLLLFAETNLEAIAQVCDTTHPAVLIVDSIQTVYKPDLPSAPGSVGQVRECTADLLRLAKSTGTTVLLVGHVTKEGQIAGPRVLEHIVDTVLYFEGDRHHAYRILRATKNRFGSTNEIGVFEMRSDGLHEVANPSAVFLSHRAAQAAPGAAVACPLEGSRPLLVEIQALVTPTVFGMPRRTVSGVDYNRLVLLLAVLEQRAGCRLSGQDVYVSVAGGVTVDDPAADLAIAAAVVSSLRNRPVDEATVAVGEVSLAGEIRAVPQLDRRVAEAARLGFRRVVVPRQGAAERGREDTTAVPAESIGDALARLIP, from the coding sequence ATGACCCGCGCCCGGGTGCAGTACGTCTGCCAGACCTGCGGCCACCCGTCCGCCAAGTGGCTGGGACGCTGTCCGGGCTGCGGGGAGTGGAACACCTTCGTCGAGGAGTCTGTCCCCGCCACGCCCTCCCGGCGGGAGGCCGCGGCGCCGGCCGTTGGCCCGATCCCCATGACCGAGGTCCCGGAGGCCTCCGAGCCGCGGACGGGCACCGGCATGGAGGAACTCGACCGCGTGCTGGGCGGCGGCCTGGTGCCCGGATCGCTGGTCCTCATCGGTGGCGAGCCCGGGATCGGGAAGTCGACGCTGCTGACCCAGGTCGGGAGTACGCTCGCCGCCGCCGGACAGACGGTGCTCTACGTCAGCGGCGAGGAGTCTCCCGCCCAGGTCAAGTTGCGCGGGCAACGGATGGGCGTCGCCGCATCGTCCCTGTTGCTCTTCGCCGAGACGAACCTGGAGGCGATCGCGCAGGTCTGCGACACGACCCATCCCGCCGTGCTCATCGTGGACTCGATCCAGACGGTCTACAAACCCGACCTCCCCTCCGCACCGGGGAGCGTCGGACAGGTCCGGGAGTGCACGGCCGACCTGTTGCGCCTGGCCAAATCCACCGGCACGACCGTCCTGCTGGTCGGCCACGTCACCAAAGAAGGCCAGATCGCCGGACCGCGGGTGCTGGAGCATATCGTCGATACGGTCCTCTACTTTGAGGGCGACCGGCATCACGCCTACCGGATCCTGCGGGCGACGAAGAACCGGTTCGGCTCGACGAACGAGATCGGCGTCTTCGAGATGCGCAGCGACGGGCTGCACGAGGTGGCCAATCCCTCCGCGGTGTTCCTCTCCCATCGGGCGGCGCAGGCCGCGCCGGGGGCGGCGGTGGCCTGCCCGCTGGAGGGGTCGCGTCCGCTGCTCGTGGAGATCCAGGCCCTGGTCACCCCCACCGTCTTCGGGATGCCGCGGCGCACGGTGTCGGGCGTGGACTACAACCGCCTGGTCCTCCTGCTGGCCGTGCTGGAGCAGCGGGCCGGCTGCCGGCTGAGTGGCCAGGACGTCTACGTGAGCGTGGCCGGGGGGGTCACGGTGGACGATCCGGCCGCCGATCTGGCGATCGCGGCGGCCGTGGTCAGCAGTCTCCGGAACCGTCCGGTGGACGAGGCGACGGTGGCCGTCGGCGAGGTGAGTCTGGCCGGGGAAATCCGCGCCGTTCCGCAGCTGGACCGGCGGGTGGCGGAGGCGGCACGGCTGGGATTCCGGCGGGTCGTCGTCCCGCGGCAGGGGGCGGCGGAACGCGGCCGGGAGGACACGACCGCCGTCCCGGCCGAGAGCATCGGCGACGCGCTGGCCCGGCTCATTCCATGA
- the cysS gene encoding cysteine--tRNA ligase translates to MPLRLHNTLTGRIEEFVPREPGRVAIYICGPTVYDSAHLGHMRAAVVFDVLRRFLEAQGYTVRHVQNITDVEDKIIARARAEGVSVEAITSRYIEEYHRAARALNILPPHIEPRATEHIPEMIEMIQGLVGRGFAYYAEGDVYFDVTKHPGYGKLSRRTLDELRAGARVEPGEFKRHPADFVLWKRAKPDEPSWDSPWGPGRPGWHIECSAMSLKYLGMGFDIHGGGDDLIFPHHENEIAQSEAYAGRTPFARYWVHNAMFQISGAKMSKSQHNYVAIADALAHYPPEVIRYLLVSVHYRKPMEYDPARFEDARRAVERIRSALVSAETVRRRGGTPAPGPAAAALAEAAGRCRAQYEAALDDDLNTSGALAAVFDLVAVLNRETDRVLKGETPAAALQPGLDEAVAALEWMLSILGLAIEADVADPEVPARVRALAAALHEEATHLFPAPPGPSFIDQVTYILEGRERARQLKDFATADRIRARLFEAGVQVEDLPTGPRWRVTRRDGAGRGGR, encoded by the coding sequence ATGCCGCTGCGCCTGCACAACACGCTGACCGGACGGATCGAGGAGTTCGTGCCCCGCGAACCGGGCCGCGTCGCCATCTACATCTGCGGCCCGACGGTGTACGACAGCGCGCACCTGGGACACATGCGCGCCGCGGTGGTCTTCGACGTCCTCCGCCGCTTCCTGGAGGCGCAGGGCTACACCGTCAGGCACGTGCAGAACATCACCGATGTGGAGGACAAGATCATCGCCCGGGCCCGGGCGGAAGGCGTCTCCGTCGAGGCCATCACCAGCCGGTACATCGAGGAGTACCACCGCGCGGCGCGAGCGCTGAACATCCTGCCTCCCCACATCGAGCCCCGCGCCACAGAGCACATCCCCGAGATGATCGAGATGATCCAGGGACTGGTGGGGCGCGGCTTCGCCTACTATGCGGAGGGCGACGTCTACTTCGACGTGACGAAGCATCCGGGCTACGGCAAACTCTCCCGACGCACCCTGGATGAACTGCGGGCCGGGGCGCGCGTCGAACCGGGCGAGTTCAAGCGGCACCCCGCGGACTTCGTCCTCTGGAAGCGGGCCAAGCCGGACGAGCCGAGCTGGGACAGCCCCTGGGGGCCGGGCCGACCCGGGTGGCACATCGAGTGCTCGGCGATGTCGTTGAAGTACCTGGGGATGGGCTTTGACATCCACGGCGGCGGGGACGACCTCATCTTCCCGCACCACGAGAACGAGATCGCGCAGTCGGAGGCCTACGCCGGGCGGACGCCCTTTGCCCGCTACTGGGTCCACAACGCCATGTTCCAGATCAGCGGGGCGAAGATGTCGAAGTCCCAGCACAACTACGTGGCCATCGCCGACGCCCTGGCGCACTACCCGCCGGAGGTCATCCGCTACCTGCTGGTCTCGGTCCACTACCGCAAACCGATGGAGTATGACCCGGCCCGCTTCGAAGACGCCCGGCGCGCCGTCGAGCGGATCCGCTCCGCTCTGGTGTCGGCGGAGACGGTGCGGCGGCGCGGGGGAACTCCGGCGCCCGGTCCGGCCGCCGCGGCCCTGGCCGAGGCCGCAGGGCGCTGCCGGGCGCAGTACGAGGCCGCCCTGGACGACGACCTGAACACCTCCGGGGCCCTGGCCGCCGTTTTCGATCTGGTGGCCGTCCTCAACCGCGAGACCGACCGGGTCTTGAAAGGCGAAACTCCCGCCGCCGCGCTGCAGCCGGGACTGGACGAGGCCGTGGCCGCGCTGGAATGGATGCTGAGCATCCTGGGCCTGGCCATCGAGGCCGACGTGGCCGACCCCGAGGTCCCGGCGCGGGTGAGGGCGCTGGCCGCCGCCCTCCACGAAGAGGCCACACACCTCTTCCCCGCACCGCCGGGGCCGTCGTTCATCGACCAGGTGACCTACATCCTGGAGGGGCGGGAGCGAGCCCGACAGCTCAAGGATTTCGCCACCGCGGACCGCATCCGCGCCCGCCTCTTTGAAGCGGGCGTGCAGGTCGAAGACCTGCCCACCGGCCCGCGGTGGCGGGTGACGAGGCGGGACGGCGCCGGCCGCGGGGGCAGATGA
- a CDS encoding TRAM domain-containing protein: MSWIIIRLAGAVLGAVLGAQLSSEIVFVLPRLTALRIPLTAVGLLGGGLLGSMVALWCWRRFERLMGWVLSALARVSLRDILLGAAGLAGGLVIAFLVGYPLSRIPGIGVYLFLAAVLVFGYLGFHVVMQRREEVAGALLRLDRPGPRERSRWRGVPKILDTSVVIDGRIADVVKAGFLEGPLVVPRSVLNELQRIADSTDTLRRNRGRRGLDILHRLQQELDAVQIVDDPKDGGLDVDARLVAMAKQLRGWIVTNDFNLNKVAELQGVRVLNINELSQSLRPIVLPGEELTVQVVKDGKEAGQGVGYLDDGTMVVVEGGKKYIGEKSEIIVTSVLQTVAGRMIFGRPKEGLHSSAERR; the protein is encoded by the coding sequence ATGTCTTGGATCATCATCCGTCTGGCCGGCGCGGTGCTGGGCGCCGTGCTCGGAGCACAACTCAGTAGCGAGATCGTCTTCGTCCTGCCCCGGTTGACCGCGCTGCGCATCCCCCTGACCGCCGTGGGGCTGCTCGGCGGCGGGTTGCTCGGCTCGATGGTCGCCCTGTGGTGCTGGCGGCGGTTCGAACGCCTGATGGGCTGGGTCCTGTCGGCGCTGGCCCGGGTGTCGCTGCGCGACATCCTGCTGGGGGCGGCCGGTCTGGCCGGCGGGCTCGTCATCGCCTTTCTGGTCGGCTACCCCCTCTCCCGGATTCCGGGGATCGGGGTCTACCTCTTCCTCGCCGCGGTCCTGGTCTTCGGCTACCTGGGGTTCCACGTGGTGATGCAGCGCCGTGAGGAAGTGGCGGGGGCGTTGCTGCGTCTGGATCGCCCCGGGCCCCGGGAGCGGAGCCGCTGGCGCGGCGTGCCGAAGATCCTCGATACCAGCGTGGTGATCGACGGCCGCATTGCCGACGTCGTCAAGGCGGGATTCCTGGAGGGCCCGCTGGTGGTCCCGCGGTCGGTGCTGAATGAGCTGCAGCGCATTGCCGATTCCACGGACACGCTGCGCCGGAACCGCGGCCGCCGCGGGCTCGACATCCTCCACCGCCTGCAGCAGGAGCTGGACGCCGTGCAGATCGTGGACGACCCCAAGGACGGCGGTCTCGACGTGGACGCCCGGCTGGTGGCCATGGCCAAGCAGTTGCGCGGCTGGATCGTGACCAACGACTTCAACCTGAACAAGGTGGCCGAGCTGCAGGGGGTCCGCGTCCTGAACATCAACGAGCTGTCCCAGTCGCTGCGCCCCATCGTGCTGCCCGGCGAGGAGCTGACGGTCCAGGTCGTCAAGGACGGCAAGGAGGCGGGGCAGGGGGTCGGCTATCTCGACGATGGGACGATGGTCGTCGTCGAGGGCGGCAAGAAGTACATCGGGGAGAAGTCCGAGATCATCGTCACGAGCGTGTTGCAGACCGTGGCCGGCCGGATGATCTTCGGGCGGCCCAAGGAAGGCCTCCATTCCTCCGCCGAGCGGCGATGA